Proteins encoded by one window of Tunturibacter psychrotolerans:
- a CDS encoding carbohydrate porin, which translates to MKISKYLGRWILVALVGSPVTLAAQSTASSGITGDSTRTSQMDPHAMPPVFKISPGVMQELDTVETALAMVPADPLLKGDPFGFITRPSDKGVSWLEENSRLRLGATYTVINQYATETPPDVRHDQVSGRLDFNGNLAVYDGESTSGSIGLLARSGTNIGMSQQFNLSDEMGSGVFLNSLQGGGEQRPITLNILYWRQDFLHKRLSIYVGKVHPNQYIGLSLYNDDETTQFLNGVDNGNLTVPYAGAFAGGAAVEYQFTPHLYLHSVAVDTVGQPQDGIATLVDKKYFEATELGWFSGKPGSGFQSLRLAFWHDDTKDLGSGFGVGFGFDHEYRNGWAPFGRIGFATDTGGLIKRADALGITNIRPFGRQGDMFGVAMNYTEPNHSGRHHESLFETFYRLRLTNSIEVGPDLEVSIHPTYAAKAYTSLLPSARMRIIF; encoded by the coding sequence GTGAAGATCTCCAAGTACCTAGGAAGGTGGATTCTGGTTGCCCTGGTGGGATCACCTGTTACCCTTGCGGCTCAGAGCACAGCATCGAGTGGGATTACTGGGGACAGTACACGGACGAGCCAGATGGACCCGCATGCAATGCCGCCTGTTTTCAAGATATCACCGGGGGTGATGCAGGAACTGGATACAGTGGAGACAGCTCTCGCAATGGTCCCAGCAGATCCACTTTTGAAGGGTGATCCCTTCGGATTCATCACTCGACCGAGCGACAAGGGAGTGAGTTGGTTGGAAGAGAACTCACGATTGCGGCTGGGTGCCACATACACCGTCATCAATCAATATGCGACGGAGACCCCTCCTGATGTGCGGCACGATCAGGTGAGTGGACGGCTCGATTTCAACGGAAACCTGGCGGTGTACGACGGCGAGAGCACGAGCGGATCGATCGGACTCCTGGCACGTTCCGGCACGAATATCGGTATGAGTCAGCAGTTCAATTTGAGTGACGAGATGGGTTCGGGAGTCTTCTTGAATTCGCTGCAGGGCGGCGGCGAGCAGCGGCCGATCACACTCAATATCCTTTACTGGAGGCAGGATTTTCTTCATAAGCGGCTTTCGATCTACGTAGGTAAGGTTCATCCAAATCAATACATTGGCCTGAGTCTTTATAATGACGATGAGACGACGCAGTTCCTGAATGGCGTGGATAATGGCAACCTCACAGTTCCTTACGCTGGTGCGTTTGCGGGTGGTGCGGCGGTAGAGTACCAATTCACTCCGCACCTGTATCTGCACAGTGTAGCCGTGGATACAGTGGGGCAACCCCAAGATGGCATTGCGACGTTGGTAGACAAGAAATATTTCGAAGCTACCGAATTGGGTTGGTTCTCGGGTAAGCCTGGAAGTGGCTTTCAAAGCCTTCGTCTTGCATTCTGGCATGACGATACGAAGGATCTTGGGAGTGGTTTTGGAGTTGGTTTTGGCTTCGACCACGAGTACCGAAACGGCTGGGCGCCTTTTGGACGAATCGGCTTCGCAACAGATACGGGGGGACTGATCAAGCGGGCGGACGCGCTTGGTATCACGAACATAAGACCATTCGGCCGGCAGGGGGATATGTTTGGCGTTGCGATGAATTACACCGAGCCAAACCACTCTGGTAGACACCACGAAAGTCTTTTTGAAACTTTCTATCGACTACGACTGACCAATAGCATCGAGGTAGGGCCTGACCTTGAGGTGTCTATTCATCCGACGTATGCGGCGAAGGCTTACACAAGCCTTTTGCCCAGCGCGAGAATGCGAATCATCTTTTAG
- a CDS encoding HD domain-containing phosphohydrolase — protein sequence MAFSQLHHTVTPRKYLFMPQERILIVDDEEPVRAVAAALLTSSGYTVNTAASAEDALTRLQQDPDYDLVLSDIMMPGTDGLTFLDHLCTDHPGIPVVMFSAINDIYVVTSAFRRGAIDYLLKPFERTELESVVLRAIEHGRLRKQNSTYRHNLEAIVNTRTGRLRSTMLDLERSYDITLEAMGDALDLRDQETEGHSRRVTAYTNALAQAMGLNSEELRVIARGAFLHDIGKIATPDAILLKPGRLTPEEMAIMKEHCERGYEMVRKISFLRDAAEIVYAHQEQFDGKGYPRGLRGEEIPLGARIFAIADTLDAMTSDRPYRKGTSFAKARDEITHCSGTQFDPQIVEVFLSIPPETWSDLRAATETQTAAPSPFRSN from the coding sequence TTGGCATTTAGCCAGCTACATCACACCGTCACTCCGCGAAAGTATCTATTCATGCCGCAGGAACGAATCCTGATAGTCGACGACGAAGAACCCGTGAGAGCAGTCGCAGCAGCCCTTCTCACCAGCAGCGGATACACCGTCAACACCGCCGCAAGCGCCGAAGACGCACTCACTCGCCTCCAGCAGGACCCCGACTACGACCTCGTCCTCTCCGACATCATGATGCCCGGCACCGACGGACTCACCTTCCTCGACCACCTCTGCACCGACCACCCCGGCATCCCCGTCGTCATGTTCTCCGCCATCAACGACATCTACGTCGTCACCAGCGCCTTCCGACGCGGCGCCATCGACTATCTCCTCAAGCCCTTCGAGCGCACCGAGCTCGAAAGCGTCGTCCTCAGAGCGATCGAGCACGGTCGCCTCCGCAAACAGAACTCCACCTACCGGCATAACCTCGAAGCCATCGTCAACACCAGAACCGGCCGCCTCCGCTCCACCATGCTCGACCTCGAACGCAGCTACGACATCACCCTCGAAGCCATGGGCGATGCACTCGACCTGCGCGACCAGGAGACCGAAGGCCACTCACGCCGCGTCACCGCGTACACCAACGCCCTCGCTCAGGCCATGGGGCTCAACTCCGAAGAGCTGCGCGTCATCGCACGTGGAGCCTTCCTCCACGACATCGGCAAGATCGCTACGCCCGACGCCATCCTTCTCAAACCCGGCAGACTCACCCCCGAAGAGATGGCCATCATGAAGGAGCACTGCGAGCGAGGCTACGAGATGGTTCGCAAGATCTCCTTCCTCCGCGATGCCGCCGAGATCGTCTATGCCCATCAGGAGCAGTTCGATGGAAAAGGCTATCCACGCGGCCTGCGTGGCGAAGAGATTCCGCTCGGCGCGCGCATCTTCGCCATCGCAGACACGCTCGATGCCATGACCTCCGACCGGCCCTACCGCAAAGGAACCAGCTTCGCCAAAGCCAGAGACGAGATCACCCATTGCTCCGGCACGCAGTTCGACCCCCAGATCGTCGAGGTCTTTCTCTCCATCCCCCCGGAAACCTGGTCCGACCTGCGCGCCGCTACCGAAACACAAACGGCCGCCCCCTCTCCGTTCCGCAGCAACTGA
- a CDS encoding helix-turn-helix domain-containing protein, with amino-acid sequence MANDICVKFGRRLWELREERGWNQKYLAEISGIGRTHISQLENGRREAGLRMLETLADAFKLRLADLLEGV; translated from the coding sequence GTGGCAAATGATATCTGCGTCAAATTCGGCCGTCGCCTTTGGGAGTTGCGCGAAGAGCGAGGCTGGAACCAAAAATATTTGGCGGAGATCTCAGGCATCGGACGCACACATATCTCCCAACTTGAGAACGGACGGCGGGAGGCGGGCCTTCGGATGCTGGAGACTCTCGCCGACGCCTTTAAGCTTCGGTTGGCCGACTTGCTAGAGGGAGTCTAG
- the glmU gene encoding bifunctional UDP-N-acetylglucosamine diphosphorylase/glucosamine-1-phosphate N-acetyltransferase GlmU, with the protein MVSNEFAIAIMAAGKGTRLKSKHPKVLHEIGGRALLLYVIAAAETAVTPDHIYCIIGHESERVKAAVAATGVKFVLQPEQRGTGHAMQMLKADFELSGAPLPKHLLVLSGDVPLIRPETIAAVRDTHLREHAAMTILTAVPTDPTGYGRVLRANPNKPEVTAIVEQKALTPDQLSAPEINSGIYCFETQALFSKLDALNTNNAHGEFYLTDIAAMLVAERKRVVAVKANNVDEVLGANTIAEMMHLDAAMRLATARNLMAAGVTIFRPETCVIDSAVTIGPDTVIEPYVQLLGSTNIGSDSRIRSYSVIQNCTIGNNVTVLNGCVFDDSSVADNAILGPYARLRPESHIGEGAHIGNFVETKKTTIGKGSKANHLSYLGDAVIGAGVNIGAGTITCNYDGVLKHRTTIGDGAFVGSDSNLVAPINIGAGSYIAAGSSITEDVPDGALALGRSRQTNKPGWVAARKAAKQKA; encoded by the coding sequence ATGGTCTCTAACGAATTCGCCATCGCCATCATGGCCGCAGGAAAAGGCACCCGCCTCAAAAGCAAGCACCCCAAAGTTCTTCACGAGATCGGCGGTCGCGCCCTCCTCCTCTACGTCATCGCCGCCGCTGAAACCGCAGTCACCCCCGACCACATCTACTGCATCATCGGCCACGAATCCGAACGAGTAAAAGCCGCCGTCGCCGCCACCGGAGTCAAGTTCGTCCTCCAGCCCGAGCAGCGCGGCACCGGCCACGCCATGCAGATGCTCAAAGCCGATTTCGAGCTCTCCGGCGCTCCCCTCCCCAAACATCTCCTCGTCCTCTCCGGCGACGTCCCCCTCATCCGTCCCGAAACCATCGCCGCCGTCCGCGACACTCATCTCCGCGAGCACGCCGCCATGACCATCCTCACCGCCGTCCCCACCGACCCCACTGGCTACGGCCGCGTCCTCCGCGCCAACCCCAACAAACCCGAAGTCACCGCCATCGTCGAACAAAAGGCCCTCACCCCCGACCAGCTCAGCGCACCCGAGATCAACTCCGGCATCTACTGCTTCGAAACCCAGGCCCTCTTCAGCAAACTCGACGCCCTCAACACCAACAACGCCCACGGAGAGTTCTACCTCACCGACATCGCCGCCATGCTCGTCGCCGAACGCAAACGCGTCGTCGCCGTCAAAGCCAACAACGTCGACGAGGTTCTCGGAGCCAACACCATCGCCGAGATGATGCACCTCGACGCTGCCATGCGCCTCGCCACCGCACGCAACCTCATGGCCGCCGGCGTCACCATCTTCCGCCCCGAAACCTGCGTCATCGACTCCGCCGTCACCATCGGCCCCGACACCGTCATCGAGCCCTACGTTCAACTCCTCGGCTCCACAAACATCGGCAGCGACTCCCGCATCCGCTCCTACTCCGTCATCCAGAACTGCACCATTGGCAACAACGTCACCGTCCTCAATGGCTGCGTCTTCGACGACTCCTCAGTCGCCGACAACGCAATCCTCGGCCCCTACGCGCGCCTCCGTCCCGAGAGCCACATCGGCGAAGGAGCCCACATCGGCAACTTCGTCGAAACCAAGAAAACCACCATAGGCAAAGGTTCGAAGGCCAACCACCTCAGCTATCTCGGCGACGCCGTCATCGGCGCAGGCGTCAACATCGGCGCCGGCACCATCACCTGCAACTACGACGGCGTCCTCAAACACCGCACCACCATCGGCGACGGCGCCTTCGTCGGCTCAGACTCCAATCTCGTCGCCCCCATCAACATCGGAGCCGGTTCCTACATCGCCGCCGGCAGCAGCATCACCGAAGACGTCCCCGACGGAGCACTAGCCCTTGGCCGCAGTCGCCAAACCAACAAACCCGGCTGGGTCGCCGCACGCAAAGCCGCCAAACAAAAAGCCTGA
- a CDS encoding DinB family protein, producing MKTLLLLLVMCTTSLHAQMEGLWEGYDGEWAHVSKQLVELAEATPADKFAWRPAPGVRSVSEVYMHIAQANFYLLSVTGPPMPPEMMSDDAEKIVTKKADVIAWLKRSLEAVKTARAQLKPGELQRKVKIEGKEVTVDGMYLRIIVHDNEHMGQQIAYARMMGVVPPWSAPAHK from the coding sequence ATGAAGACGCTACTGCTTCTCCTTGTGATGTGCACCACTTCTCTTCACGCACAAATGGAAGGACTGTGGGAAGGCTACGACGGAGAGTGGGCTCATGTGTCCAAGCAGTTGGTGGAGCTTGCGGAGGCTACGCCGGCGGATAAGTTCGCGTGGCGTCCTGCGCCGGGGGTGAGGTCAGTCAGCGAAGTCTATATGCATATCGCTCAGGCAAATTTTTATCTGCTCAGCGTTACTGGCCCTCCTATGCCGCCGGAGATGATGTCCGATGATGCTGAGAAGATTGTGACCAAGAAGGCGGATGTGATTGCGTGGTTGAAGCGGTCGTTAGAGGCGGTGAAGACGGCGCGTGCTCAGTTAAAGCCGGGGGAGCTTCAGCGGAAGGTGAAGATTGAGGGTAAGGAGGTCACGGTGGATGGGATGTATCTGAGGATCATTGTTCACGACAACGAACATATGGGGCAGCAGATTGCTTATGCGCGGATGATGGGCGTGGTGCCGCCGTGGTCGGCGCCTGCTCATAAGTGA
- a CDS encoding GNAT family N-acetyltransferase encodes MDYFLSSSRLGFRHWTAADLPLAESLWMNPGVMTHMGGPMTAEQANARLEVERTRQTALGISYWPIFHLVSGEHVGCAGLRPFHDEHRVYELGVHIAPKFWGGRFGEEAARTVIEYAFGTLGALELTAGHGPRNISSKDLLERLGYTFSHEEPWGAQELMHPFYRLKPEQYRR; translated from the coding sequence ATGGATTACTTCCTTTCTTCGTCACGTCTCGGGTTCCGCCATTGGACTGCCGCTGACTTGCCTCTCGCCGAATCACTTTGGATGAATCCTGGAGTAATGACTCACATGGGCGGCCCCATGACGGCCGAGCAAGCAAACGCGCGACTGGAAGTGGAACGTACAAGGCAGACTGCTCTCGGCATCAGTTACTGGCCCATCTTCCATCTCGTCAGCGGAGAGCACGTAGGCTGCGCCGGTCTAAGACCATTTCACGACGAGCACCGCGTCTATGAATTAGGCGTGCACATCGCGCCAAAATTCTGGGGCGGCCGCTTTGGAGAAGAGGCGGCACGCACCGTCATTGAGTACGCCTTTGGAACACTGGGCGCCCTGGAGCTAACCGCAGGCCACGGTCCCAGGAACATATCCTCAAAGGATCTTTTGGAGCGGCTCGGCTATACCTTTTCCCACGAGGAGCCCTGGGGCGCACAGGAACTCATGCATCCGTTCTACCGCCTCAAGCCAGAACAATATCGCCGCTGA
- a CDS encoding EamA family transporter: MTWIFWAVLSAVFAAATALLAKVGVSGIDSNLATAIRTTVILIFTWAIAIAFEKHHALAQIGRRSWVFLVLSGICTGLSWLCYFRALQMGPASSVAPVDKLSVVLVILGAWLFLGEQLTPLKVGGASLITIGAVILAFA; this comes from the coding sequence ATGACTTGGATCTTTTGGGCCGTTCTATCGGCAGTCTTTGCCGCCGCAACTGCACTGTTGGCCAAAGTCGGAGTCTCGGGAATCGACTCGAATCTCGCGACCGCTATCCGAACGACGGTGATCCTGATCTTCACCTGGGCGATCGCCATCGCCTTCGAGAAGCATCACGCCCTCGCGCAGATCGGTCGGCGCAGCTGGGTCTTTCTTGTGCTCTCAGGCATCTGCACCGGCTTGTCGTGGCTATGCTACTTCCGCGCGCTGCAAATGGGCCCCGCCTCGAGCGTAGCGCCGGTCGACAAACTCAGTGTGGTGCTGGTCATCCTCGGCGCGTGGCTGTTCCTCGGCGAACAACTGACTCCGCTGAAGGTAGGTGGAGCCTCGCTCATCACTATCGGCGCCGTGATCCTGGCCTTCGCGTGA
- a CDS encoding LysR family transcriptional regulator substrate-binding protein, with translation MHLPLYPNLNVHLRSDFTPDLIHDLTFSKLDLALVANPGANRKLITTKVSESPLYVVLPETSSLASKGSVTLSDLSDERWILFERKAHPDMTTLSCGGQRRKKLSFVVDKRC, from the coding sequence ATTCATCTGCCACTTTACCCGAATCTCAATGTTCACCTGCGTAGCGATTTCACGCCAGACCTCATTCATGATCTGACATTCTCGAAATTGGATCTTGCGCTCGTCGCGAACCCCGGCGCAAACCGGAAGCTAATTACGACAAAGGTCAGCGAGTCGCCCCTATATGTCGTGCTGCCAGAGACTAGTTCATTGGCGTCTAAAGGAAGCGTGACTCTATCAGACCTAAGCGACGAAAGATGGATTCTCTTTGAGAGGAAGGCTCATCCCGACATGACGACGCTATCCTGCGGCGGGCAGCGGAGGAAGAAATTGTCTTTCGTAGTGGACAAAAGGTGTTGA
- a CDS encoding tyrosine-type recombinase/integrase, whose product MWAEGTVEGTYSRKSLKSKSWDRAAALARSIEDTATSETTPKDEPITIIQAVTEYLADAKARELADATLYKLEIQLRKQFLTWCRAEGYKLLKEFDLRAAQSFRASWTDGGLAKKKKQERLTGFFWFCIRAGWLTANPTDRLGRISVTQAPTDYFTRDEYEKLLDATFLYREGRGETIGGNNGTRIRALIMLMRWSGLRIRDAVTLERTRLINDNLLLYQAKTGTPVYVPLPPQVADALRTLPDGVKPNPRYFFWSGNGLPKSAVADWQRSFRRVFKLAGLEKPDGSAKRCFPHMLRDTFAVEMLLAGVPIDQVSMLLGHASVKITEKHYSPWVKARQDQLAASVRNAWGSLGVIPPQPPKRGKAKLVLMRA is encoded by the coding sequence ATGTGGGCTGAGGGCACGGTAGAGGGTACGTATTCCAGAAAAAGTCTAAAATCGAAGAGTTGGGATCGCGCGGCTGCTCTGGCACGTTCCATCGAAGATACCGCGACGTCAGAAACAACGCCGAAAGACGAGCCCATCACCATCATTCAGGCTGTCACGGAATACCTAGCGGATGCCAAGGCGCGCGAACTTGCGGATGCGACTCTCTATAAGTTGGAGATCCAACTTCGAAAGCAGTTCTTAACTTGGTGCAGGGCCGAAGGGTACAAACTGCTTAAAGAATTTGATCTGAGGGCAGCCCAATCCTTCAGGGCTTCTTGGACCGACGGCGGTCTCGCTAAAAAGAAGAAGCAAGAGCGCCTGACAGGTTTCTTCTGGTTTTGTATCCGTGCCGGATGGTTGACCGCAAACCCAACTGATCGATTGGGTAGAATCTCGGTCACACAGGCGCCCACGGACTATTTCACACGTGACGAATACGAGAAGTTGCTCGACGCGACGTTCCTTTACCGTGAGGGTCGCGGTGAGACCATCGGCGGGAATAATGGCACTCGCATTCGGGCACTCATCATGCTGATGCGCTGGAGCGGGCTACGCATTCGCGATGCAGTCACGCTAGAACGAACTCGGCTCATCAACGACAATCTTTTGCTATATCAGGCAAAGACCGGAACTCCGGTCTACGTGCCCCTTCCCCCTCAGGTGGCGGATGCACTTCGCACTCTCCCTGATGGCGTCAAGCCAAATCCGCGCTATTTTTTCTGGAGCGGCAACGGGCTACCAAAGAGCGCAGTTGCAGACTGGCAACGTAGCTTCAGAAGGGTCTTCAAATTGGCTGGACTGGAGAAACCGGACGGGTCAGCCAAACGCTGCTTTCCGCACATGCTACGAGATACCTTCGCTGTGGAAATGCTACTTGCCGGAGTGCCTATCGATCAGGTCTCGATGCTTCTCGGACATGCCAGTGTCAAGATCACCGAGAAGCATTACTCACCGTGGGTCAAGGCGCGTCAGGACCAGCTGGCAGCCAGCGTTCGTAACGCGTGGGGCTCGTTAGGAGTGATTCCCCCACAACCGCCGAAGCGGGGCAAAGCGAAGCTCGTGTTGATGCGGGCTTAG
- a CDS encoding CYCXC family (seleno)protein — protein sequence MKRILGCIALGLVTMVASAQWSNPSEDIPAYNASAPAKPLPPVLSGNQLTGVYFSHPYQVTAYKMAAAIPAVLHQQPCYCHCDREMRHNSLHSCFEGTHGAACSTCMREAVYAYQQTKKGQTPAQIRAGIERGEWQEVDLLNATM from the coding sequence ATGAAGCGAATTCTCGGATGCATCGCGTTAGGTCTGGTCACCATGGTGGCCTCCGCCCAGTGGTCGAACCCCTCGGAAGACATCCCGGCCTACAACGCATCTGCTCCGGCAAAGCCTCTTCCTCCGGTGCTTAGCGGGAACCAACTAACCGGAGTCTACTTCTCGCATCCCTATCAGGTAACCGCGTACAAGATGGCCGCCGCCATCCCTGCCGTGTTGCATCAGCAGCCCTGCTACTGCCACTGCGATCGCGAGATGCGCCACAACAGCCTGCACAGCTGCTTCGAAGGCACCCACGGCGCTGCCTGTTCCACCTGCATGAGAGAAGCGGTTTATGCTTATCAGCAAACAAAAAAGGGACAGACCCCGGCACAGATTCGCGCCGGTATCGAACGCGGCGAGTGGCAGGAAGTCGACCTCTTAAACGCAACCATGTAG
- a CDS encoding 4a-hydroxytetrahydrobiopterin dehydratase codes for MKKAMDADEIKDVLKSNPEWNLKDGKLIREWTFKDFIQAMEFVNRVATLAEAAGHHPDIDIRYNHVVLGLVSHDAGGITQRDASMASKLSKEFPTA; via the coding sequence ATGAAGAAAGCAATGGATGCGGACGAGATCAAGGACGTTCTGAAATCCAACCCCGAGTGGAATCTCAAGGACGGCAAGCTCATTCGCGAATGGACTTTCAAGGACTTCATTCAGGCGATGGAGTTTGTGAACCGCGTCGCCACACTTGCCGAGGCTGCCGGCCACCACCCCGATATCGACATTCGCTACAACCACGTAGTTCTCGGCCTGGTCTCCCACGATGCCGGAGGAATCACCCAGCGTGATGCCTCCATGGCCAGCAAACTCAGCAAAGAGTTCCCTACTGCATAG
- a CDS encoding mercuric reductase, with protein MEHLFDAVIVGAGQAASLAGKLTKAGWTVALVEKKWLGGNCVNVGCTPTKAMVASAKAAYIASHADDFGVLSDGGVRLDLKKVKARKDAIVLNFRAKNEAAVASMDGCTLFHGIGRFEAVDRLRVGDDVLCSRHFFLNVGARPRIPTMPGTEDVPFLTSTTILDLEVLPEHLIVIGGSYVGLEFAQMFRRFGSKVTVVEKGATLLGHEDADVCAGITEILQAEEIALRFHAECLALERGPSGVIVRVGCKHGSPEIHGSHVLLAVGRDPNTDDLGLEHAGLSVNSQGFVEVDDQLRTPVGGIWALGDCNGRGGFTHTSYNDADVVAADLIDGDSRRVTDRIPIHALYIDPPLAQVGMNERQVRERGRLGRCQPSGGRSRKAKLMVS; from the coding sequence ATGGAGCATTTATTTGACGCAGTAATCGTGGGAGCCGGCCAGGCCGCGTCGCTTGCTGGGAAGCTGACCAAGGCCGGTTGGACTGTCGCTCTGGTCGAAAAGAAGTGGCTCGGCGGAAACTGTGTCAATGTCGGTTGCACGCCTACAAAAGCCATGGTCGCTAGCGCGAAAGCAGCCTATATCGCTTCTCACGCTGATGACTTCGGTGTACTCAGCGACGGAGGTGTTCGTTTAGACCTCAAAAAGGTCAAGGCACGAAAAGACGCGATCGTCCTCAATTTTCGAGCGAAGAATGAAGCAGCGGTTGCGAGTATGGATGGTTGCACACTGTTTCATGGCATAGGGCGTTTTGAAGCGGTTGACCGGTTGCGAGTCGGGGACGACGTGCTTTGCTCGAGGCATTTCTTTCTAAATGTGGGAGCCCGTCCCAGAATCCCCACGATGCCCGGAACTGAGGATGTTCCATTCTTAACGAGTACGACCATTCTCGATCTCGAGGTGCTTCCCGAACACCTCATCGTGATAGGTGGCAGTTATGTGGGCCTCGAGTTCGCGCAGATGTTCCGCCGCTTTGGATCGAAGGTAACTGTTGTTGAAAAAGGGGCAACGCTCCTGGGGCATGAAGATGCCGATGTTTGCGCAGGCATAACCGAAATCCTTCAAGCTGAAGAGATTGCTCTTCGCTTTCATGCAGAGTGCCTTGCTCTTGAGCGCGGACCATCGGGCGTCATTGTTCGTGTTGGATGTAAGCATGGCAGCCCAGAAATCCACGGATCTCATGTTCTTCTGGCTGTGGGACGCGATCCAAACACCGACGATCTCGGTTTGGAACATGCGGGACTATCCGTGAACAGCCAAGGGTTTGTCGAGGTAGATGACCAGCTTCGGACCCCGGTCGGAGGAATATGGGCTTTGGGAGATTGCAATGGCCGCGGCGGGTTTACGCATACCTCCTACAACGACGCTGATGTCGTCGCCGCAGACCTGATTGATGGCGACTCTCGACGCGTCACAGATCGTATTCCAATTCATGCTCTCTACATCGATCCTCCGCTAGCGCAAGTGGGGATGAACGAGCGACAGGTTCGCGAACGGGGCAGGCTCGGCAGATGTCAACCATCGGGAGGGCGATCGAGAAAGGCGAAACTCATGGTTTCATGA
- a CDS encoding DUF4430 domain-containing protein: MNTVTIKIFKAPADPDPTHQLLDIPWFAGITALQAMIIGEAMYEKSFSFRVVYRSIFGAFIDSIDGNDDDPTAGRFWMLYVDGEESSVGVSETIISEDEIITSAVLE, encoded by the coding sequence ATGAATACAGTGACGATTAAGATCTTTAAGGCTCCGGCCGATCCGGACCCGACCCATCAACTACTCGACATACCGTGGTTTGCAGGTATTACGGCGCTTCAAGCGATGATTATCGGCGAAGCAATGTACGAAAAATCATTTAGCTTCCGAGTTGTCTATCGCTCCATCTTTGGAGCCTTTATCGATAGCATTGATGGCAATGACGATGATCCTACGGCAGGACGCTTCTGGATGCTCTATGTCGATGGAGAGGAATCGAGTGTTGGCGTCAGCGAGACGATCATTAGCGAAGACGAAATAATCACGAGTGCTGTGCTGGAGTGA